One window of the Trifolium pratense cultivar HEN17-A07 linkage group LG2, ARS_RC_1.1, whole genome shotgun sequence genome contains the following:
- the LOC123904133 gene encoding UPF0496 protein At1g20180-like has product MLSYFEVSAEASHICGDLLKSTKQVKYNHKYLQRTLEIMDYDDFPDKFDQIMFELDSFIITKNPFSNHRNNEFKCISDSHSSLLNHLKSMRKRVARKIKIMKFLKKGCCLLALIMVPTKFLGEIYAQIDIAAKGTYILNRDLDTMSRLVTKLHDEVEHNKEMVQFCLERKYDRFTIQIVREFIKSENGFRQQVEELEEHVYLCLLTINRARGLVIKEMT; this is encoded by the coding sequence aTGCTAAGTTACTTTGAGGTGAGTGCTGAGGCTTCACACATTTGCGGCGATCTTCTCAAAAGCACCAAGCAAGTGAAGTACAATCACAAGTACCTTCAAAGAACATTAGAAATTATGGATTATGATGATTTTCCAGATAAATTTGATCAAATAATGTTTGAGCTTGACTCATTCATCATCACAAAAAATCCATTTTCAAACCATAGAAACAATGAGTTCAAGTGCATTAGTGATAGTCACTCATCATTGTTGAACCATTTGAAATCAATGAGAAAAAGGGTTGCAAGGAAAATTAAGATAATGAAGTTTTTGAAAAAGGGTTGTTGCTTATTAGCACTAATAATGGTGCCAACAAAATTTCTTGGTGAAATTTATGCTCAAATTGACATAGCTGCAAAGGGAACATACATATTGAATAGAGACTTGGATACAATGAGTAGGCTTGTGACTAAGCTTCATGATGAAGTTGAACATAACAAGGAAATGGTGCAATTTTGTTTGGAAAGGAAATATGATAGATTCACTATACAAATAGTGAGGGAGTTTATAAAAAGTGAGAATGGGTTTAGGCAACAAGTTGAAGAACTTGAAGAGCATGTTTACCTCTGTCTTTTGACAATAAATCGAGCAAGAGGTTTGGTTATTAAGGAAATGACATAA
- the LOC123905831 gene encoding uncharacterized protein LOC123905831 isoform X3, producing MEAPDIVSVAEKDSNEMNNVNVEHVLDEVHSSGLKDSVREPDQFLATSPLSEVKSSDLNIHRTVDSDNTVAEKDSNEKTNVDELYSSGLKYSVGEPDQCLVTLPLIEVKCSDLNIHHMVDSGTAGGNADVSEVKSASSQQQGQEESQMTLEGEKSEDNVRSLHLEENKQMSVIKDKIEDNQEFYQPTTTDLNAHQMVDSGTADGHVDACEESKMKFTPERSYNVDTFYAEDNMQMSVNVLEHFGNYMMMGEDLYGTPVRDTVAEKDSNEKTNVDEVHLSGLKYLFGEPDQCLTTSPLSEVKSSKIHHMVDSDAVAEKTNVDEVHSSGLKYLFREPDQCLTTSPLSEVKSSDLNIHHMVDSGAVAGNADACEVRSVSLQCERSENNVGSFYLEEYTQMSVDKEQIEDNQELSPATPTDLDVVHMVDSGTAAGDADDCEGKSASLQVEDDQELHQIEDDQELHQATPTVSQPSETMSCNFSLQQLFALDTCEEEMQDLSEKDKTCMVADLEACIGLLPKNLEAATTKGSEVGTYFDPTILGNVVMETCRIDNVEKEINQDDCFSAQGEVGKFFDNDDFGVDELVQTVPQPSEMESFDFSLQQLFASDTASGDEDAYQKKLDSPSKTTPTASGEKNMVFSPKLHESKMTFQCERSSDNVVSFCFEDLKADELVPTVPQPSEMESYTFSLQQLFSSDTASGDEEAHKAKFDSPSRATPTASGEKSMVFSPKPHESSMRHKEMGIEMSLPLKRARDSIGTHDMKENIKIDKEEVGSIMSKTKFAKRQPLQDLQQN from the exons ATGGAAGCTCCAG ATATTGTATCTGTTGCTGAGAAGGATTCTAATGAGATGAACAATGTGAATGTGGAACATGTTCTAGATGAGGTACATTCATCTGGTTTAAAAGATTCTGTTCGAGAACCCGATCAATTTCTAGCTACTTCTCCACTGAGTGAAGTCAAGTCCAGTGATCTTAATATTCATCGCACGGTTGATTCAG ATAATACTGTTGCTGAGAAGGATTCTAATGAGAAGACCAATGTAGATGAGTTATATTCATCTGGTTTAAAGTATTCAGTTGGAGAACCAGATCAGTGTCTAGTTACTTTGCCACTAATTGAAGTGAAGTGTAGTGATCTTAATATTCATCACATGGTTGATTCAG GCACTGCTGGTGGAAATGCAGATGTCAGTGAAGTGAAGTCGGCGTCTTCACAACAGCAAGGTCAAGAAGAATCTCAGATGACATTGGAAGGTGAAAAAAGTGAGGATAATGTTAGGTCCCTTCATTTGGAGGAAAATAAGCAAATGA gtGTTATTAAGGATAAAATTGAGGACAATCAAGAATTTTATCAACCAACAACAACTGATCTAAATGCTCATCAAATGGTCGATTCAG GGACTGCTGATGGACATGTCGATGCCTGTGAAGAGTCTAAAATGAAATTTACACCTGAAAGAAGTTATAATGTTGACACCTTTTATGCGGAGGACAACATGCAAATGAGTGTAAATGTTTTAGAACATTTTGGTAACTATATGATGATGGGAGAAGATTTATATGGGACTCCCGTCAGAG ATACTGTTGCTGAGAAGGATTCTAATGAGAAGACCAATGTTGATGAGGTACATTTATCtggtttaaaatatttatttggagAACCAGATCAGTGTCTAACGACTTCTCCACTAAGTGAAGTCAAATCCAGCAAAATTCATCACATGGTTGATTCAG ATGCTGTTGCTGAGAAGACCAATGTTGATGAGGTACATTCATCtggtttaaaatatttatttagagAACCAGATCAGTGTCTAACGACTTCTCCACTAAGTGAAGTCAAGTCCAGTGATCTTAATATTCATCACATGGTTGATTCAG GTGCTGTTGCTGGAAATGCAGATGCTTGTGAAGTTAGGTCAGTGTCTTTGCAATGTGAAAGAAGTGAGAATAATGTTGGTTCCTTTTATTTGGAGGAATACACACAAATGAGTGTTGATAAGGAACAAATTGAAGACAATCAAGAACTGTCTCCAGCAACACCAACTGATCTTGATGTTGTTCACATGGTCGATTCAG GGACTGCTGCAGGAGACGCAGACGACTGTGAAGGGAAGTCAGCATCTTTGCAAGTTGAAGACGATCAAGAATTGCATCAAATTGAAGACGATCAAGAATTGCATCAAGCAACACCCACTGTGTCTCAACCTAGTGAAACAATGTCATGCAATTTCAGCCTTCAACAACTTTTTGCTTTAG ATACTTGTGAAGAAGAGATGCAAGATTTATCCGAAAAGGACAAGACATGTATGGTTGCTGATCTTGAGGCGTGCATTGGATTACTTCCTAAAAACCTTGAAGCTGCAACCACTAAAGGCTCTGAGGTTGGCACATATTTTGATCCAACTATACTCGGAAATGTTGTCATGGAAACTTGTAGAATTGACAACGTGGAGAAAGAGATCAATCAGGATGATTGCTTTTCGGCTCAGGGAGAAGTTGGCAAGTTTTTTGACAACGATGATTTTGGAGTAGATGAGCTTGTTCAAACTGTGCCTCAACCTAGTGAAATGGAGTCATTCGATTTTAGTCTTCAACAGCTTTTTGCTTCtg ACACTGCTTCTGGAGATGAAGATGCTTATCAAAAGAAGTTGGATTCGCCATCAAAGACTACACCAACTGCAAGTGGAGAGAAAAACATGGTTTTTTCTCCCAAACTCCATGAATCTAAAATGACATTTCAATGTGAAAGAAGTAGTGATAATGTTGTGTCCTTTTGTTTCGAGGACTTGAAAGCAGATGAGCTTGTTCCAACTGTACCTCAACCTAGTGAAATGGAGTCATACACTTTTAGCCTTCAACAACTTTTTTCTTCAG ACACTGCTTCTGGAGATGAAGAGGCACATAAAGCGAAGTTCGATTCACCATCAAGGGCTACACCAACGGCAAGTGGAGAGAAAAGCATGGTTTTTTCTCCGAAACCACATGAATCATCAATGAGGCATAAAGAGATGGGCATTGAAATGAGTTTGCCTTTAAAACGCGCAAGAGATAGTATTGGTACACATGATATGAAAGAGAACATTAAAATTGACAAGGAGGAAGTTGGTTCGATTATGTCGAAGACTAAATTTGCTAAGAGACAACCTCTTCAAGATCTTCAACAGAATTGA
- the LOC123905831 gene encoding uncharacterized protein LOC123905831 isoform X1: protein MNFFTKKRNELQRLCKKHGIPANLKNIEMAERLSLIYKEKENPVSNGSYKDKSIVEIIILDSDSDTDVQMEAPDIVSVAEKDSNEMNNVNVEHVLDEVHSSGLKDSVREPDQFLATSPLSEVKSSDLNIHRTVDSDNTVAEKDSNEKTNVDELYSSGLKYSVGEPDQCLVTLPLIEVKCSDLNIHHMVDSGTAGGNADVSEVKSASSQQQGQEESQMTLEGEKSEDNVRSLHLEENKQMSVIKDKIEDNQEFYQPTTTDLNAHQMVDSGTADGHVDACEESKMKFTPERSYNVDTFYAEDNMQMSVNVLEHFGNYMMMGEDLYGTPVRDTVAEKDSNEKTNVDEVHLSGLKYLFGEPDQCLTTSPLSEVKSSKIHHMVDSDAVAEKTNVDEVHSSGLKYLFREPDQCLTTSPLSEVKSSDLNIHHMVDSGAVAGNADACEVRSVSLQCERSENNVGSFYLEEYTQMSVDKEQIEDNQELSPATPTDLDVVHMVDSGTAAGDADDCEGKSASLQVEDDQELHQIEDDQELHQATPTVSQPSETMSCNFSLQQLFALDTCEEEMQDLSEKDKTCMVADLEACIGLLPKNLEAATTKGSEVGTYFDPTILGNVVMETCRIDNVEKEINQDDCFSAQGEVGKFFDNDDFGVDELVQTVPQPSEMESFDFSLQQLFASDTASGDEDAYQKKLDSPSKTTPTASGEKNMVFSPKLHESKMTFQCERSSDNVVSFCFEDLKADELVPTVPQPSEMESYTFSLQQLFSSDTASGDEEAHKAKFDSPSRATPTASGEKSMVFSPKPHESSMRHKEMGIEMSLPLKRARDSIGTHDMKENIKIDKEEVGSIMSKTKFAKRQPLQDLQQN from the exons ATGAATTTTTTCACAAAGAAGAGGAATGAACTACAGAGATTATGCAAAAAGCATGGAATCCCCGCTAATCTGAAAAATATTGAAATGGCTGAAAGACTTTCTTTGATTTATAAG GAAAAAGAAAATCCTGTGTCAAATGGAAGCTATAAAGATAAATCGATTGTGGAAATTATAATATTAGACTCTGACAGTGATACTGATGTTCAAATGGAAGCTCCAG ATATTGTATCTGTTGCTGAGAAGGATTCTAATGAGATGAACAATGTGAATGTGGAACATGTTCTAGATGAGGTACATTCATCTGGTTTAAAAGATTCTGTTCGAGAACCCGATCAATTTCTAGCTACTTCTCCACTGAGTGAAGTCAAGTCCAGTGATCTTAATATTCATCGCACGGTTGATTCAG ATAATACTGTTGCTGAGAAGGATTCTAATGAGAAGACCAATGTAGATGAGTTATATTCATCTGGTTTAAAGTATTCAGTTGGAGAACCAGATCAGTGTCTAGTTACTTTGCCACTAATTGAAGTGAAGTGTAGTGATCTTAATATTCATCACATGGTTGATTCAG GCACTGCTGGTGGAAATGCAGATGTCAGTGAAGTGAAGTCGGCGTCTTCACAACAGCAAGGTCAAGAAGAATCTCAGATGACATTGGAAGGTGAAAAAAGTGAGGATAATGTTAGGTCCCTTCATTTGGAGGAAAATAAGCAAATGA gtGTTATTAAGGATAAAATTGAGGACAATCAAGAATTTTATCAACCAACAACAACTGATCTAAATGCTCATCAAATGGTCGATTCAG GGACTGCTGATGGACATGTCGATGCCTGTGAAGAGTCTAAAATGAAATTTACACCTGAAAGAAGTTATAATGTTGACACCTTTTATGCGGAGGACAACATGCAAATGAGTGTAAATGTTTTAGAACATTTTGGTAACTATATGATGATGGGAGAAGATTTATATGGGACTCCCGTCAGAG ATACTGTTGCTGAGAAGGATTCTAATGAGAAGACCAATGTTGATGAGGTACATTTATCtggtttaaaatatttatttggagAACCAGATCAGTGTCTAACGACTTCTCCACTAAGTGAAGTCAAATCCAGCAAAATTCATCACATGGTTGATTCAG ATGCTGTTGCTGAGAAGACCAATGTTGATGAGGTACATTCATCtggtttaaaatatttatttagagAACCAGATCAGTGTCTAACGACTTCTCCACTAAGTGAAGTCAAGTCCAGTGATCTTAATATTCATCACATGGTTGATTCAG GTGCTGTTGCTGGAAATGCAGATGCTTGTGAAGTTAGGTCAGTGTCTTTGCAATGTGAAAGAAGTGAGAATAATGTTGGTTCCTTTTATTTGGAGGAATACACACAAATGAGTGTTGATAAGGAACAAATTGAAGACAATCAAGAACTGTCTCCAGCAACACCAACTGATCTTGATGTTGTTCACATGGTCGATTCAG GGACTGCTGCAGGAGACGCAGACGACTGTGAAGGGAAGTCAGCATCTTTGCAAGTTGAAGACGATCAAGAATTGCATCAAATTGAAGACGATCAAGAATTGCATCAAGCAACACCCACTGTGTCTCAACCTAGTGAAACAATGTCATGCAATTTCAGCCTTCAACAACTTTTTGCTTTAG ATACTTGTGAAGAAGAGATGCAAGATTTATCCGAAAAGGACAAGACATGTATGGTTGCTGATCTTGAGGCGTGCATTGGATTACTTCCTAAAAACCTTGAAGCTGCAACCACTAAAGGCTCTGAGGTTGGCACATATTTTGATCCAACTATACTCGGAAATGTTGTCATGGAAACTTGTAGAATTGACAACGTGGAGAAAGAGATCAATCAGGATGATTGCTTTTCGGCTCAGGGAGAAGTTGGCAAGTTTTTTGACAACGATGATTTTGGAGTAGATGAGCTTGTTCAAACTGTGCCTCAACCTAGTGAAATGGAGTCATTCGATTTTAGTCTTCAACAGCTTTTTGCTTCtg ACACTGCTTCTGGAGATGAAGATGCTTATCAAAAGAAGTTGGATTCGCCATCAAAGACTACACCAACTGCAAGTGGAGAGAAAAACATGGTTTTTTCTCCCAAACTCCATGAATCTAAAATGACATTTCAATGTGAAAGAAGTAGTGATAATGTTGTGTCCTTTTGTTTCGAGGACTTGAAAGCAGATGAGCTTGTTCCAACTGTACCTCAACCTAGTGAAATGGAGTCATACACTTTTAGCCTTCAACAACTTTTTTCTTCAG ACACTGCTTCTGGAGATGAAGAGGCACATAAAGCGAAGTTCGATTCACCATCAAGGGCTACACCAACGGCAAGTGGAGAGAAAAGCATGGTTTTTTCTCCGAAACCACATGAATCATCAATGAGGCATAAAGAGATGGGCATTGAAATGAGTTTGCCTTTAAAACGCGCAAGAGATAGTATTGGTACACATGATATGAAAGAGAACATTAAAATTGACAAGGAGGAAGTTGGTTCGATTATGTCGAAGACTAAATTTGCTAAGAGACAACCTCTTCAAGATCTTCAACAGAATTGA
- the LOC123905831 gene encoding uncharacterized protein LOC123905831 isoform X2, translating to MNFFTKKRNELQRLCKKHGIPANLKNIEMAERLSLIYKEKENPVSNGSYKDKSIVEIIILDSDSDTDVQMEAPDIVSVAEKDSNEMNNVNVEHVLDEVHSSGLKDSVREPDQFLATSPLSEVKSSDLNIHRTVDSDNTVAEKDSNEKTNVDELYSSGLKYSVGEPDQCLVTLPLIEVKCSDLNIHHMVDSGTAGGNADVSEVKSASSQQQGQEESQMTLEGEKSEDNVRSLHLEENKQMSVIKDKIEDNQEFYQPTTTDLNAHQMVDSGTADGHVDACEESKMKFTPERSYNVDTFYAEDNMQMSVNVLEHFGNYMMMGEDLYGTPVRDTVAEKDSNEKTNVDEVHLSGLKYLFGEPDQCLTTSPLSEVKSSKIHHMVDSDAVAEKTNVDEVHSSGLKYLFREPDQCLTTSPLSEVKSSDLNIHHMVDSGAVAGNADACEVRSVSLQCERSENNVGSFYLEEYTQMSVDKEQIEDNQELSPATPTDLDVVHMVDSGDADDCEGKSASLQVEDDQELHQIEDDQELHQATPTVSQPSETMSCNFSLQQLFALDTCEEEMQDLSEKDKTCMVADLEACIGLLPKNLEAATTKGSEVGTYFDPTILGNVVMETCRIDNVEKEINQDDCFSAQGEVGKFFDNDDFGVDELVQTVPQPSEMESFDFSLQQLFASDTASGDEDAYQKKLDSPSKTTPTASGEKNMVFSPKLHESKMTFQCERSSDNVVSFCFEDLKADELVPTVPQPSEMESYTFSLQQLFSSDTASGDEEAHKAKFDSPSRATPTASGEKSMVFSPKPHESSMRHKEMGIEMSLPLKRARDSIGTHDMKENIKIDKEEVGSIMSKTKFAKRQPLQDLQQN from the exons ATGAATTTTTTCACAAAGAAGAGGAATGAACTACAGAGATTATGCAAAAAGCATGGAATCCCCGCTAATCTGAAAAATATTGAAATGGCTGAAAGACTTTCTTTGATTTATAAG GAAAAAGAAAATCCTGTGTCAAATGGAAGCTATAAAGATAAATCGATTGTGGAAATTATAATATTAGACTCTGACAGTGATACTGATGTTCAAATGGAAGCTCCAG ATATTGTATCTGTTGCTGAGAAGGATTCTAATGAGATGAACAATGTGAATGTGGAACATGTTCTAGATGAGGTACATTCATCTGGTTTAAAAGATTCTGTTCGAGAACCCGATCAATTTCTAGCTACTTCTCCACTGAGTGAAGTCAAGTCCAGTGATCTTAATATTCATCGCACGGTTGATTCAG ATAATACTGTTGCTGAGAAGGATTCTAATGAGAAGACCAATGTAGATGAGTTATATTCATCTGGTTTAAAGTATTCAGTTGGAGAACCAGATCAGTGTCTAGTTACTTTGCCACTAATTGAAGTGAAGTGTAGTGATCTTAATATTCATCACATGGTTGATTCAG GCACTGCTGGTGGAAATGCAGATGTCAGTGAAGTGAAGTCGGCGTCTTCACAACAGCAAGGTCAAGAAGAATCTCAGATGACATTGGAAGGTGAAAAAAGTGAGGATAATGTTAGGTCCCTTCATTTGGAGGAAAATAAGCAAATGA gtGTTATTAAGGATAAAATTGAGGACAATCAAGAATTTTATCAACCAACAACAACTGATCTAAATGCTCATCAAATGGTCGATTCAG GGACTGCTGATGGACATGTCGATGCCTGTGAAGAGTCTAAAATGAAATTTACACCTGAAAGAAGTTATAATGTTGACACCTTTTATGCGGAGGACAACATGCAAATGAGTGTAAATGTTTTAGAACATTTTGGTAACTATATGATGATGGGAGAAGATTTATATGGGACTCCCGTCAGAG ATACTGTTGCTGAGAAGGATTCTAATGAGAAGACCAATGTTGATGAGGTACATTTATCtggtttaaaatatttatttggagAACCAGATCAGTGTCTAACGACTTCTCCACTAAGTGAAGTCAAATCCAGCAAAATTCATCACATGGTTGATTCAG ATGCTGTTGCTGAGAAGACCAATGTTGATGAGGTACATTCATCtggtttaaaatatttatttagagAACCAGATCAGTGTCTAACGACTTCTCCACTAAGTGAAGTCAAGTCCAGTGATCTTAATATTCATCACATGGTTGATTCAG GTGCTGTTGCTGGAAATGCAGATGCTTGTGAAGTTAGGTCAGTGTCTTTGCAATGTGAAAGAAGTGAGAATAATGTTGGTTCCTTTTATTTGGAGGAATACACACAAATGAGTGTTGATAAGGAACAAATTGAAGACAATCAAGAACTGTCTCCAGCAACACCAACTGATCTTGATGTTGTTCACATGGTCGATTCAG GAGACGCAGACGACTGTGAAGGGAAGTCAGCATCTTTGCAAGTTGAAGACGATCAAGAATTGCATCAAATTGAAGACGATCAAGAATTGCATCAAGCAACACCCACTGTGTCTCAACCTAGTGAAACAATGTCATGCAATTTCAGCCTTCAACAACTTTTTGCTTTAG ATACTTGTGAAGAAGAGATGCAAGATTTATCCGAAAAGGACAAGACATGTATGGTTGCTGATCTTGAGGCGTGCATTGGATTACTTCCTAAAAACCTTGAAGCTGCAACCACTAAAGGCTCTGAGGTTGGCACATATTTTGATCCAACTATACTCGGAAATGTTGTCATGGAAACTTGTAGAATTGACAACGTGGAGAAAGAGATCAATCAGGATGATTGCTTTTCGGCTCAGGGAGAAGTTGGCAAGTTTTTTGACAACGATGATTTTGGAGTAGATGAGCTTGTTCAAACTGTGCCTCAACCTAGTGAAATGGAGTCATTCGATTTTAGTCTTCAACAGCTTTTTGCTTCtg ACACTGCTTCTGGAGATGAAGATGCTTATCAAAAGAAGTTGGATTCGCCATCAAAGACTACACCAACTGCAAGTGGAGAGAAAAACATGGTTTTTTCTCCCAAACTCCATGAATCTAAAATGACATTTCAATGTGAAAGAAGTAGTGATAATGTTGTGTCCTTTTGTTTCGAGGACTTGAAAGCAGATGAGCTTGTTCCAACTGTACCTCAACCTAGTGAAATGGAGTCATACACTTTTAGCCTTCAACAACTTTTTTCTTCAG ACACTGCTTCTGGAGATGAAGAGGCACATAAAGCGAAGTTCGATTCACCATCAAGGGCTACACCAACGGCAAGTGGAGAGAAAAGCATGGTTTTTTCTCCGAAACCACATGAATCATCAATGAGGCATAAAGAGATGGGCATTGAAATGAGTTTGCCTTTAAAACGCGCAAGAGATAGTATTGGTACACATGATATGAAAGAGAACATTAAAATTGACAAGGAGGAAGTTGGTTCGATTATGTCGAAGACTAAATTTGCTAAGAGACAACCTCTTCAAGATCTTCAACAGAATTGA